The window TTAGTTTTGGCATCTATCCCCAACCTTCCTTCTATGCGGGCCCCACCCCTCGGTGCCCCTCCCATTCCCGTCAAAGATGCCCCGCCTCGACCACGCCTCCCCCGCATAACCACGCCCACGGCCTTCCGGTCCCCTCCTCAGGttggccccgcccccaccaggcCCCGCCCCTTCACCCGGTTTCCTCCTGGGCCCCGCCCATGCTCACCGGGAGAGCAGAGAGTTTCGCAGACCAGCGGGCAGAGGTAGCAGAACTGACAGTGCTGGGGGCGAGGATAGGGAGAGAGAGGTAGGAGGTGGTCAGGGGCGGAGGAGACTAGCTAGGTGGAGGTTAAGGTCAGAGGTGGGATCGGGTTTGGAGTCAAGGCTACATCAAGAGTAAGGGGTTAGGTCAGGTTGAGGGCAGAGGCCGGGATTTGGGGCCGGGGGTGCTCAGCTGGTCCCGGGCCATCCTGAACCTGGGGCATCCGTGAGTCTGGGAGAACGCTCACCTGGCACTGGTCGCAATGCTCTCCCATGTTCTCCTCGTCACAGTGACAGTTTTCACATTCAGTGCATCGCTGGGGGCCAGAGGAGCCAGGTGAGACGGAAATGTTTGGGAGCCGTCCACCAGTGCTCCACCCAGCCCGCCGGACGTTTCCCCAACGTCTCGGCCTCCTCACCTCCAACACTGAGCTCAGTCATCTTCCCCCAACCGGCTTGCCACCCTCTGGTTGCCCTATTGCAAGGTGCTGCAACATCACCTCGTTACCATGGGCTGGACGTTCGGGTAGTCTCTTCACCTgcttcctccctgctccccccacAGGCGGTCAGTCTCCAGTCCTGTCCCACCTCACCCCCAGGCTCTGCCTTGCACCCTCCTCCCTGTCCCCGGGTCTGCAAGTGCAGCTCAGGCCTCACGCTCCCACTCTTGGACCACTGTCCgagcctcctccccagcctcctggccTCCAGTCTGCCCCTCAGGTGGCCCCAGAAGTGTCTTTGTTCACTCAGAACTGTCCCCGATTCTCCTTTGCTCATGACCCTCCCAAGGCACACCAGAGCCCTGGAACAAAGTCTAGGAACAGCTTGGTGGGTGGATCTGGCTTTCGGACATACATTGCAGAAGGAGCAGTAGCCACACAGGGACCCTGGCTGGTAGTTCCCATACTCCTGGGCATCCTGTTGACCTGTGGGGACAAGAGGGCAGCAATGACCCAGGCTGACTccgctcctccccaccccaatcaGTCAGATCACTTACCCATGTCCTCGCCACTCTCCTCCTCACTGGAGGCCCCTCCAGACACCTCCTTCCTGGTCAGCGGGTTGGGGATGATGGTGAAGGGGAGTTCATCTTCTCCTAGCCCCGcctcctcctcatcttcctcctGGTGGTCTTGGTTCAGTGGGACCCAAACCTcagctctctcttctctcttttcctccttctcttcctcctcctcctcttccccctcctcctggctCAGGCTGAGGCCATGCCCTTCCTCCTCATCTTCCTCATCCTCCTggtcatccaggctgccatgtggggtgccttctcctccctcctctgaaCCTTCATCAGCTTCTTCATGGGAGCTGtgatcctcttccttctcttcctcatcCTCCTCAGACTCGCTCTCCCTTAAATGGCTTCTATCCTTCACCCCCATGTGTTCTGGGGACCAGTGGCTAATCTCTTCCTTGATGGACCCTCTGTGGCCAGTCCCCTCATCTCTGTGGTCTTGCTGCCTGTGGCTGGGAGCCTGGTGGCCAAGCCTGGCAGAAATGTCCTCATCTTCCTCTTTGGGGACTCCATGATGGTCATGGCCAGGGGCTGCTTTTTTATAATCTGGGAAGTCCTCCCCCTTAGCGCTCTTGTGGCCTTGGGGTTGGTGGCTTGCAACAGGGTGGCTGAACTTGACTGtgatctcctcctcctcctcctcctcgtctcCAAGGCCATGGTGGGTATGTCTGGGAGCCTGGTGCCAGTGTTCAGTGGACACATCCTCACCCTCGTCTTCCTTGTCACCAccgtgatggtggtgatgttccTCTGAGACAGCTTCATCCTCCTCCTTCCCGTGATCTCGGTGCCTGTGGACTTGATGTCTGTGCTCAGTGGAGACAATATCATCGTCATCTTCGTCATCATCTTCTTCTTCGTAGCCCCCGTATCTGTGGCTGGGGCCATGGTGGTGATGTTCCTCTGAGTCatcttcatcctcctcctccccatgaTCTCGGTGCCTGTGGACTTGATGTCTGTGCTCAGTGGAGACAATATCATCGTCATCTTcttcatcatcatcttcttcttCGTGGCCCTGGTGTCTGTGGCTGGGGCTGTGATGGTGGGGATGTTCCTCTGAgacagcctcctcctcctcctcctccccatgaTCTTGGTGCCTGTGGACTTGATGTCTGCGCTCGGCGGAGACAACATCATCGCCGTCATCATCATCTTCTTTGTGGCCCCTGTGTCTGTGGCTGGGGCCATGGTCATGGTCATGTTCCTCTGAGACGTCTTCATCCTCCTCCTTCCCATGGTCCTGGTGTCTGTGGACCTGGTGTCCATACTCAGTGGAGACATTCTCCTCTCCCTCgtcttcatcttcctcttctctgtGGCCTCGGTGGACATGCCTGACGATGTGATGATGGTGATGCTCACTGGACacaacttcctcctcctcctcctcctcgtcttTTTGGCTCTGGCTCCCATGGCTGGGGAAGTGGTCCCCGCGCTCAGCTGAATCATCCGCGTCTTCATTTCCGTGGTGTCTGTGTCCGCGGGCCTGCTGAGCATGCTTGGGGTATTCCTCCTCGTCAGAGACGTTCTCATCTCCCACCTCGTGGCCTTGGTACCTATGGCCTTGGGACTCTCTGAAGACATCTTCGTCCTCTTCTCCGTGGTCTCCGTGGCCCCAGAGATGATGCCCACTCTCTGCGGAAACATCCCTGTTCTCATCTCCATGGCCTCCGTGGCTGTGCATTGGGTGGTCAGACTTGCCCGACATGTCCTCTGAGGGCCCCGGAACTCCTGCATGGTCGTCCCAGTTGCTGGGGCCGGGCCCAGCCCCTCTCAGCTGCTGGGTCACGGCAGGGGGGAGGAGCAGGCTGGCCACTGCAGCCCAGAGGACAGAAGTGTGCAGCCATGGCCCGCAGAGGCCCATGGGGACAGACAGGCCGCAGAGCTGCTCCCAGGGCTGGCTCCCGCTGCGGCTGTGGCTGCGAGGATGGATGTTGGGCTCCTTGTCCCTTTGGGGCTCCTTCCCTTTCTGGCTCCCTGTGTCGTTCCTTTGCTGTGTCCCTCCCCGTCTCTGCCCTCTGGTCCTCACAGTCAGCCTCTGGACACCCCTCTGAGGCTGTCTTCAGAGTCCTCTGACCCCCCTCACTggtcctccctcccacttcccagccAATAgggtctctcccctcccctctctgtggCTAAATTTACTCTAGGCCCTGAGTTATTCTGGGTCagtcccctcctgcccctcccctcctgcgCCTCCTCCTCTCAGCTGGGAAGGGGGTGGATGAAGGGGTCTCTCTTTGGCCAGGAGAAAGGAGTCAAGGGTTTCTGACTTTGGGCTGCCAATGCGTTCATGTTTGGCAGCAGCCAAGACAATAGCTAGATTTTTAGTGGGCCAGTGTGGGGGAGCCTggaccctgggggaggggagcaggagggaTGTATGGGAAGGGAGAGACCCCTGCTGAGGAAGGACTGGGGGGTTAGATTCCCAGGAGTTTCTGGCCAGAATGGGCTACTCTGCTGAGATGGTGGATGCCAGTATGGAGGCCCTGGCGAGGGGTGAGAGGAATCCTGCTGCAGCACGCATACCCGTGAcctcccgtccctgggactcagatctgggggcaggggatggggcCAGGCCAGGGCTATAAATGTggtgcgggggggcggggggctcagGTTACCCAGGCAGCCACAGCTGTCCCTGTCAGAGAGCTGGCAGGGGACACGTGGCCCTGCCCGTCCGCCTACCCACATCTCCCACTGCTCATCCCAGCACTGCCGCTCCAGCTCTTTGGGGTCCCATCCTTCTTCACGGGTCTCCCTCTCTCCACCGTTGTTTCTTCACCTGCTCTCTCAGGATCCCTGTCCCCCATCCTGAGGgttctgtccccttctgctcaCTCTTGAGTGTGTCTGCGTGCCCCCACCCTATCCAAGCCTTTCTCACTGTCTCTGTGGGTCATGTAGCCCGCCACCCATCCAATTCTCTGCCCCCACCTAAGTCTTTGTGTCCCCCCAACACTTTGTCAGTGTTGTCAGCGGACCCTCTGCCTCATCGCTGCCATTTCCTCTCTGGGTCTTCATCCTCCCTCTCTCTGGACTCTGTCTCTCACTCTCTGGTCCCCGTCCCCCTCTCCCTGGTCCCCGTCCCCTTCTCTGGGTCCCCGTCCCCC of the Cervus canadensis isolate Bull #8, Minnesota chromosome 18, ASM1932006v1, whole genome shotgun sequence genome contains:
- the HRC gene encoding sarcoplasmic reticulum histidine-rich calcium-binding protein, with the protein product MGLCGPWLHTSVLWAAVASLLLPPAVTQQLRGAGPGPSNWDDHAGVPGPSEDMSGKSDHPMHSHGGHGDENRDVSAESGHHLWGHGDHGEEDEDVFRESQGHRYQGHEVGDENVSDEEEYPKHAQQARGHRHHGNEDADDSAERGDHFPSHGSQSQKDEEEEEEEVVSSEHHHHHIVRHVHRGHREEEDEDEGEENVSTEYGHQVHRHQDHGKEEDEDVSEEHDHDHGPSHRHRGHKEDDDDGDDVVSAERRHQVHRHQDHGEEEEEEAVSEEHPHHHSPSHRHQGHEEEDDDEEDDDDIVSTEHRHQVHRHRDHGEEEDEDDSEEHHHHGPSHRYGGYEEEDDDEDDDDIVSTEHRHQVHRHRDHGKEEDEAVSEEHHHHHGGDKEDEGEDVSTEHWHQAPRHTHHGLGDEEEEEEEITVKFSHPVASHQPQGHKSAKGEDFPDYKKAAPGHDHHGVPKEEDEDISARLGHQAPSHRQQDHRDEGTGHRGSIKEEISHWSPEHMGVKDRSHLRESESEEDEEEKEEDHSSHEEADEGSEEGGEGTPHGSLDDQEDEEDEEEGHGLSLSQEEGEEEEEEEKEEKREERAEVWVPLNQDHQEEDEEEAGLGEDELPFTIIPNPLTRKEVSGGASSEEESGEDMGQQDAQEYGNYQPGSLCGYCSFCNRCTECENCHCDEENMGEHCDQCQHCQFCYLCPLVCETLCSPGSYVDYFSSSLYQALADMLETPEP